One region of candidate division WOR-3 bacterium genomic DNA includes:
- a CDS encoding V-type ATP synthase subunit F (produces ATP from ADP in the presence of a proton gradient across the membrane; the F subunit is part of the catalytic core of the ATP synthase complex) codes for MEGKMAIIGREDQILPFSAIGIEIFPVEKAEQANKLLLSLAEKKYALVMITEDFALDVLSTRMKFASEAIPAIIAVPGSEGVTGSTLHQLRETLKHAVGADILSEK; via the coding sequence ATGGAAGGGAAAATGGCTATTATTGGGAGAGAGGATCAGATCCTCCCCTTCTCCGCGATAGGCATAGAGATATTCCCGGTTGAGAAAGCCGAACAAGCGAATAAACTTTTGCTGTCTCTCGCGGAAAAAAAATACGCCCTCGTAATGATAACCGAAGATTTCGCTCTCGATGTCTTGAGCACGAGGATGAAATTCGCCTCGGAGGCGATTCCGGCTATTATCGCTGTTCCGGGTTCAGAAGGCGTTACAGGATCCACTCTTCATCAGCTCAGGGAGACTTTAAAACACGCTGTGGGAGCCGATATATTATCTGAAAAATAA
- a CDS encoding V-type ATP synthase subunit A: MKQGVVIKVAGPLVIAEKMQDSKMYDVVKVGELGLMGEIIEIKNDRASIQVYEDTAGLGVGEPVHLTGNPLSVELGPGLIKTIYDGTQRPLDRIRKITGNMITRGIDVPALDREKKWTFAPKAKEGEEVSEGDVLGEVEETVLVVHKIMVPPGINGKLITLKKGDFTIEEAIAVIQTEDGEREISMMQKWPVRIPRPYKRQILPTEPLLTGQRVIDALFPVAKGGTACIPGPFGSGKTVIQHQLAKWSDADIVVYIGCGERGNEMTDVLLEFPELKDPRSGEPLMFRTVLIANTSNMPVAAREASVYTGITIAEYFRDMGYSVALMADSTSRWAEAMREISGRLEEMPGDEGYPAYLSAKVASFYERAGKTVCLGKDERVGALTVIGAVSPPGGDLSDPVVQATLRVVKVFWSLEDKLAFQRHFPAISWLRSYSLYNRGLESYFDEKVSEDFTWLKKETVKILEEEAELEEIVRLVGLESLSAPDRLTMEIARSIRQDFLYQNAFHETDTYSSIEKQRILLSVILYLYEKSKWALERNVSIEKLMNIGALEKISRARYLRESEIGKIEEIKGEIDREIENLYESSSSGGGN; encoded by the coding sequence GTGAAACAAGGTGTCGTAATTAAGGTCGCAGGACCTCTCGTCATCGCGGAAAAGATGCAGGATTCAAAGATGTACGACGTTGTAAAAGTTGGAGAATTGGGTCTGATGGGCGAAATTATCGAGATCAAAAATGACAGGGCATCGATTCAGGTCTACGAAGACACCGCTGGCCTTGGGGTCGGGGAACCTGTCCACCTCACAGGCAATCCTTTATCCGTTGAACTCGGACCTGGGCTGATAAAGACAATTTACGACGGAACCCAGAGGCCCCTTGACAGAATAAGGAAAATAACCGGAAACATGATCACCAGAGGAATTGACGTCCCAGCTCTCGACAGGGAGAAAAAATGGACTTTTGCCCCAAAGGCGAAAGAGGGAGAAGAGGTCAGCGAAGGCGATGTGTTAGGAGAAGTCGAGGAAACTGTTTTAGTGGTTCACAAAATCATGGTACCTCCCGGAATAAATGGAAAGCTTATAACTCTGAAAAAGGGCGATTTCACGATAGAAGAGGCGATCGCCGTCATACAGACCGAAGATGGAGAAAGAGAAATTTCTATGATGCAGAAATGGCCGGTCAGAATACCAAGGCCTTACAAAAGACAAATACTTCCCACCGAACCTCTTCTGACTGGACAGAGAGTAATCGACGCGCTTTTTCCGGTTGCCAAAGGCGGCACCGCCTGCATACCGGGTCCATTCGGCTCCGGCAAGACCGTCATTCAGCACCAGTTGGCTAAATGGTCGGACGCGGACATCGTAGTCTATATCGGATGCGGCGAAAGAGGCAACGAAATGACCGACGTCCTTCTCGAATTTCCGGAACTCAAAGATCCTCGATCGGGAGAACCCCTCATGTTTAGAACTGTTCTGATCGCCAATACTTCAAATATGCCTGTCGCCGCTAGAGAAGCCTCCGTTTACACGGGAATAACAATCGCCGAATATTTCAGGGACATGGGATATTCCGTAGCTCTAATGGCAGACTCGACTTCGAGATGGGCTGAGGCGATGAGGGAAATATCCGGAAGGCTCGAAGAGATGCCTGGCGACGAAGGATACCCCGCTTACCTTTCGGCGAAAGTGGCTTCTTTCTATGAAAGAGCCGGAAAAACTGTCTGCCTGGGCAAAGACGAACGTGTAGGCGCGTTGACAGTCATCGGAGCAGTTTCGCCTCCCGGAGGAGACCTTTCGGATCCTGTGGTTCAGGCTACTTTGAGGGTCGTGAAAGTTTTTTGGTCGCTCGAAGACAAACTCGCTTTTCAAAGGCACTTTCCCGCAATATCGTGGCTGAGGTCCTATTCTTTATACAACAGAGGGCTTGAAAGTTATTTCGACGAAAAAGTCAGCGAGGATTTCACTTGGCTTAAAAAAGAAACGGTGAAAATTCTCGAAGAAGAAGCGGAGCTCGAAGAAATCGTCAGATTGGTTGGCCTTGAATCGCTATCGGCTCCCGACAGGCTGACGATGGAAATCGCCAGGTCAATACGCCAGGATTTTCTTTACCAGAACGCTTTCCACGAAACAGACACTTACTCTTCAATAGAAAAACAAAGGATCCTACTATCTGTCATACTCTATCTGTACGAAAAGTCTAAATGGGCGCTGGAAAGGAATGTTTCCATCGAAAAGCTCATGAATATTGGAGCGCTTGAAAAAATTTCCAGGGCGAGATACCTCAGGGAGAGTGAAATTGGAAAAATTGAAGAAATCAAAGGGGAAATTGACAGAGAAATCGAAAATCTCTACGAATCGTCTTCATCCGGAGGTGGAAATTGA
- a CDS encoding V-type ATP synthase subunit B → MKTRTEYRTITSLSGPLALVEGVHEVKYEELVEFKLGNGELRKGKVLEVFMDKALIQVFEGTSGLDTGSTSASFKGRGIELPLSPDIQGRVFDGLGNPKDGGPEIIPSLRRDINGAPINPFARDYPNEFIQTGISTIDGLNTLVRGQKLPIFSGSGLPHNEMAAQIARQASVLGKGEEFAVVFAAMGITYEESEFFIQDFRRTGAIDRAVLFMNLADDPAVERIATPRSALTAAEYLAFDLEKHVLVIMTDMTNYCEALREVSAARKEIPGRRGYPGYLYTDLATIYERAGRIKESKGSITMIPILTMPEDDKTHPIPDLTGYITEGQMILNRSLYRKGVNPPIDAQQSLSRLKDKGIGKGKTREDHADLFNQLYAAYTRGKDAAELAVILGEAALSDLDRKYLRFAQQFEDKYISQNFDDNRTIEYTLNLGWELLSVFPKIELRRVREEYIEKYFKPSEQSEN, encoded by the coding sequence TTGAAAACGAGAACCGAATACAGGACAATAACTTCCCTCTCCGGTCCATTGGCCCTCGTCGAGGGTGTTCATGAGGTGAAATACGAAGAACTCGTCGAGTTCAAACTCGGCAACGGGGAATTGAGAAAAGGAAAGGTTCTCGAAGTCTTTATGGATAAGGCCTTGATTCAGGTTTTCGAGGGAACCTCGGGACTCGACACTGGAAGCACGAGCGCTTCTTTTAAAGGAAGAGGAATAGAACTGCCTCTATCCCCCGATATACAGGGCAGAGTTTTCGACGGGCTGGGAAACCCGAAAGACGGAGGACCTGAGATAATTCCTTCGCTTAGAAGGGATATAAACGGCGCCCCTATTAACCCTTTCGCGAGAGATTATCCGAACGAATTCATTCAGACTGGAATCTCGACTATTGACGGATTGAACACTCTCGTCAGAGGTCAGAAATTGCCGATTTTCTCCGGCAGTGGACTTCCTCACAACGAAATGGCAGCCCAAATAGCGAGACAGGCGAGCGTTCTCGGTAAAGGAGAAGAATTCGCAGTGGTTTTCGCGGCAATGGGAATAACATACGAAGAATCTGAATTTTTCATTCAAGACTTCAGACGGACAGGCGCCATAGACAGAGCAGTTCTCTTCATGAACCTCGCGGACGACCCCGCTGTCGAGAGGATAGCGACGCCGAGAAGCGCTCTGACAGCGGCGGAATACCTCGCTTTCGACCTCGAAAAACATGTTCTCGTGATAATGACGGACATGACAAATTACTGCGAGGCTTTAAGAGAAGTCTCAGCCGCAAGAAAGGAAATCCCCGGGAGGCGAGGCTATCCGGGTTATCTCTACACCGACCTCGCCACGATATACGAAAGGGCTGGAAGGATAAAGGAGTCTAAAGGGTCTATAACGATGATCCCGATTTTGACTATGCCAGAGGACGACAAGACACATCCCATCCCCGACCTGACCGGTTACATTACCGAAGGACAGATGATATTGAACAGGTCGCTCTACAGAAAAGGCGTCAACCCGCCCATAGACGCTCAGCAGTCTCTTTCGAGGCTCAAAGACAAGGGAATCGGAAAAGGAAAGACGAGAGAAGACCATGCCGACCTTTTCAACCAGCTCTACGCCGCTTACACCAGAGGAAAAGACGCCGCTGAACTCGCCGTGATCCTCGGAGAAGCCGCTCTTTCGGACCTCGACAGAAAATACCTGAGATTCGCCCAGCAGTTCGAAGATAAATACATATCACAGAACTTCGACGACAACAGGACAATAGAATATACCCTCAACCTCGGGTGGGAACTGCTGTCAGTTTTTCCGAAGATAGAACTCAGAAGGGTCAGGGAAGAATACATCGAAAAATATTTTAAACCTTCTGAACAATCGGAGAACTAA
- a CDS encoding V-type ATP synthase subunit D encodes MKLEVNPTRQELLKLRRRIVIAKRGHKLLKDKQDELMRKLLSMIEDVKSLRIKVEKHLAQAMAEFAVARAVTEPGFVEEALMLPKKRVSIEVGRHQIMNLKVPTFKRKVAGEIICYGFAQTTVELDRSLEALDKVTEELLSLAEKEKTVSMLADEVARTRRRVNTLEYVLIPNLEETISYIRQKLSEMERSNLSRLMKVKDIIRDR; translated from the coding sequence TTGAAACTTGAAGTCAACCCGACGAGACAAGAGCTTCTCAAGCTAAGACGCAGGATAGTGATAGCGAAAAGAGGGCACAAACTGCTAAAAGACAAACAGGACGAGCTCATGAGAAAACTTCTCTCGATGATAGAAGACGTGAAAAGCCTCAGGATAAAAGTTGAAAAACACCTTGCCCAAGCGATGGCTGAATTCGCTGTCGCTAGAGCTGTTACGGAACCTGGATTTGTTGAAGAAGCTCTGATGCTGCCGAAGAAAAGAGTTTCCATCGAAGTCGGAAGACACCAGATCATGAACCTGAAAGTTCCGACCTTCAAGCGGAAAGTGGCAGGCGAGATCATATGTTACGGTTTCGCGCAGACTACGGTGGAACTTGACAGGTCTCTCGAAGCTCTCGATAAGGTTACGGAAGAACTGCTTTCTTTAGCCGAAAAGGAAAAAACCGTGTCTATGTTAGCCGACGAAGTGGCAAGGACGAGAAGAAGGGTCAACACGCTCGAATACGTTCTAATTCCTAATCTCGAAGAGACTATAAGCTACATAAGGCAGAAACTTTCCGAAATGGAACGCTCCAACCTCTCGAGGCTGATGAAGGTCAAGGATATTATCAGGGATAGATAA
- the cas3 gene encoding CRISPR-associated helicase Cas3' has translation MLKPKNISKTTQKVLPIDECLAKTVKQANGSVIKGVSVSIHCQIVGHIARELINRQPQWLRDTLFPKGSELVAAAHDIGKISPHFQEKIYSAVGDLIGVGKAELDNTLGGHAAISQACIQDIDKKFISQILGRHHGTSPNSIGCSTDEIYGGIEWQKSRMNLLDDLKTIFDCDWPIVRDENQANAISGLVCVADWIGSCSLFDGFQPNEKIDKISYYNLISKAVDNAGFVGFKVRQNLSFTDIFPFTKSPREAQTKLIQAVESRGVYILEAPMGIGKTEAALYATYKALSQGATTGIYFALPTQLTSDKIYDRMNNFLEKVLTEDCKFRSLLLHSSAWLRDTELGEEGMPGKGWFNSSKRGLLAPFAVGTIDQALMGVMNVKHGFVRTFGLAGKVVILDEVHSYDCYTGTIMDKLVQVLQALQCTVIILSATLTAERRADLLGQKSNETSYPLVSALPKKSASFYLPVKHIDSATVSVCVKNDFKEALEEAIIRAERGEQVLWIENIVAESQDRFKIIAARAQECVVKIECGLLHSRFLRTDRKRNEEKWVNTFGKDGYDKRRECGRILVGTQVLEQSLDIDADFLITRICPTDMLFQRIGRLWRHREADELRPNTAKREVWILAPSLKDNYNNLNIWGKSEKVYMPYILYRSLDVWQKKQQVSLPKDIRPMLEATYAEQQEFGILNKCKADVEANRVKLAGLARIGLSTAGQTLPESKASTRYSETESCEVLLIRKKYSNETGITLVLLNGKKLLLPQNVKRKDHREWRSLAAELQQNVVLVPAHLAPSTSPHQIQWLKDFVYLGDRDESPFRVAIVREDGTLCGIDQGIALQSYELTYSEIYGYGARKNNNNDTPNDLW, from the coding sequence ATGTTAAAACCAAAAAATATTTCAAAGACAACACAAAAAGTATTACCAATTGATGAGTGCTTAGCAAAAACCGTAAAACAAGCGAATGGTTCTGTTATCAAAGGTGTTTCTGTATCAATTCATTGCCAGATTGTAGGTCATATTGCTCGAGAACTTATTAATCGTCAGCCGCAATGGCTACGTGATACTTTATTCCCAAAGGGAAGCGAGTTAGTTGCTGCTGCCCATGATATTGGTAAAATCAGCCCTCATTTTCAGGAAAAAATTTACTCTGCTGTAGGAGATCTAATTGGAGTCGGCAAAGCTGAGTTGGATAATACACTCGGCGGACATGCTGCAATCAGTCAGGCATGTATCCAGGATATCGATAAAAAATTCATCTCCCAAATTCTTGGACGACATCACGGAACGTCACCAAATAGTATAGGTTGCTCTACTGATGAAATTTACGGTGGAATAGAATGGCAAAAAAGCAGGATGAACCTTCTTGATGATCTTAAAACGATTTTTGATTGCGATTGGCCTATTGTGCGTGATGAAAATCAAGCTAATGCGATTTCGGGGCTTGTATGTGTAGCAGACTGGATTGGCTCCTGTTCTCTTTTTGATGGTTTCCAACCAAATGAAAAAATTGATAAGATTTCATATTATAACCTAATCAGTAAAGCAGTGGACAATGCAGGTTTTGTTGGTTTTAAAGTGCGTCAGAATTTAAGTTTTACAGATATTTTTCCTTTTACTAAGAGTCCCCGCGAAGCACAGACAAAACTCATCCAGGCAGTTGAAAGTCGAGGTGTTTATATCCTTGAGGCTCCTATGGGTATTGGTAAAACCGAAGCAGCATTGTATGCCACCTATAAAGCTCTTTCACAAGGCGCTACCACAGGTATCTATTTTGCGCTTCCTACCCAACTTACTTCCGATAAAATTTACGACCGAATGAATAATTTTCTTGAAAAGGTACTTACAGAGGATTGTAAATTTAGGTCTTTGCTACTCCATAGTTCTGCATGGCTACGGGATACGGAACTTGGCGAAGAGGGAATGCCGGGCAAGGGCTGGTTCAACAGCAGCAAGCGTGGCTTACTTGCACCCTTTGCCGTAGGAACGATTGACCAGGCTTTGATGGGCGTGATGAATGTTAAGCATGGGTTTGTGCGAACTTTTGGCTTGGCTGGAAAAGTCGTGATACTTGACGAAGTGCATAGCTATGACTGTTATACAGGCACTATTATGGACAAGTTAGTCCAGGTGCTACAGGCACTTCAATGCACGGTTATAATCCTGAGCGCCACACTTACAGCGGAAAGACGTGCAGACTTGCTTGGTCAAAAGAGTAATGAAACATCTTATCCCTTGGTATCTGCTTTACCAAAGAAAAGCGCCTCTTTTTATTTACCCGTGAAACATATAGATTCTGCCACCGTATCTGTATGTGTGAAAAACGATTTCAAGGAAGCTCTTGAAGAAGCGATAATCCGCGCTGAACGCGGTGAGCAAGTTTTATGGATCGAAAACATCGTTGCAGAATCACAAGACCGTTTTAAGATAATTGCAGCGCGAGCTCAGGAATGTGTGGTGAAAATCGAATGCGGTTTACTTCATTCCCGATTTCTTCGCACAGACCGGAAGCGCAATGAAGAAAAATGGGTTAACACCTTTGGCAAAGATGGTTATGATAAACGTAGAGAATGTGGACGAATATTGGTCGGAACGCAGGTGCTGGAACAATCACTTGACATCGATGCGGACTTCCTGATTACGCGCATTTGCCCGACCGATATGCTCTTTCAACGCATCGGCCGTCTGTGGCGACATCGGGAAGCTGACGAACTGCGCCCCAACACAGCAAAACGCGAAGTGTGGATATTGGCTCCTTCCCTTAAAGACAACTATAATAATTTAAACATATGGGGTAAGAGCGAAAAAGTATATATGCCATACATACTATATCGTAGTCTCGATGTTTGGCAAAAAAAACAACAAGTTTCGTTGCCAAAAGATATTCGGCCCATGCTTGAAGCTACCTATGCTGAGCAACAAGAATTTGGCATTCTTAACAAATGCAAGGCTGACGTCGAAGCCAATCGGGTGAAACTCGCAGGACTGGCACGCATTGGACTTTCTACCGCTGGCCAAACACTACCGGAAAGCAAGGCTTCCACGCGATACAGTGAGACGGAAAGTTGCGAAGTATTGCTTATTCGAAAAAAATATTCCAATGAAACAGGAATAACACTTGTTTTGTTGAATGGCAAGAAATTACTTTTGCCTCAAAATGTTAAACGTAAAGACCACCGGGAATGGCGAAGTCTTGCTGCAGAGCTGCAGCAAAACGTAGTGCTAGTGCCTGCGCATCTTGCACCGTCTACTTCACCGCATCAGATTCAATGGCTTAAAGATTTTGTTTATCTGGGAGACAGAGATGAAAGCCCTTTTCGCGTGGCGATTGTAAGAGAGGACGGGACTCTTTGTGGAATAGATCAAGGGATTGCATTACAGAGCTACGAGTTAACATATTCTGAAATCTACGGTTACGGTGCTCGAAAAAATAATAATAATGATACACCAAATGATTTATGGTGA
- the casA gene encoding type I-E CRISPR-associated protein Cse1/CasA codes for MDNKFNLVDEKWIPIANYGLVSLADVFSQSHFIALGGNPIQKIALTKLLLAIAQAAYTPEDDEDWIHIGTQGMAEKALSYLKKKKDCFWLYGVKPFLQMPSIVKATKQSYGAVSASVATGNTTVLVQSQIEQNLTDAEKAILIVELCNFALGGKKTDNSIVLSPGYTEKSNEKGKSSAGKPGPALGFMGFLHNFLIGESILESLWFNLIPKNQIISAPHLTKGIGIAPWEGMPQGEDCEKAKELKTTYLGRLVPLCRFVLLANDGLHYSEGIFYPGYAQGGFDLSTGVDFSTAKARVLWVDTEKRPWRQLTSLLAFLANEKKGSFDCYQLRFGLSRVRNTQCKLGIWSGGLCVSSNAGEQYASGTDDFVESEFFLETAWLGESWFLQLKSEMAIIESLAKNVYGSTMGFYKHQFAEGKDQATQAANLFWQLAEQHFQELINACGSDTAESLRPKYAQIALKAYDTYCPKNTARQLDAWAANRPQLGKYFSKVTS; via the coding sequence ATTGATAATAAATTTAATCTGGTGGACGAGAAATGGATACCCATCGCGAACTATGGTTTGGTTAGTCTAGCAGATGTTTTTTCGCAATCTCACTTTATTGCCTTAGGTGGCAATCCGATCCAGAAAATTGCTCTTACTAAATTACTGTTAGCGATAGCTCAGGCTGCTTATACCCCGGAGGATGATGAGGATTGGATACATATAGGCACACAGGGAATGGCTGAGAAGGCATTGTCTTATTTAAAAAAGAAAAAAGATTGCTTCTGGCTATATGGGGTGAAGCCTTTTTTGCAGATGCCTTCAATCGTGAAGGCTACCAAACAATCATATGGCGCTGTTTCCGCCAGTGTTGCCACAGGCAATACGACTGTGTTGGTGCAATCGCAGATCGAACAGAATTTGACAGATGCCGAGAAAGCCATACTCATTGTTGAGTTATGCAATTTTGCTTTAGGCGGTAAAAAAACAGACAATTCAATTGTCTTGAGTCCAGGCTATACAGAGAAGAGCAATGAAAAAGGGAAGTCGAGTGCTGGAAAACCTGGTCCTGCTCTGGGTTTTATGGGCTTCCTTCACAACTTTCTTATTGGCGAATCAATCCTGGAATCACTATGGTTTAACCTTATACCAAAAAATCAGATTATTTCTGCGCCTCATTTGACAAAGGGCATAGGTATAGCGCCTTGGGAGGGAATGCCACAGGGTGAGGACTGTGAAAAAGCCAAGGAATTGAAAACAACCTACCTTGGTCGACTTGTGCCTCTTTGCAGATTTGTTCTTTTAGCTAATGATGGTCTACACTATAGTGAAGGCATTTTTTATCCCGGATATGCTCAAGGTGGTTTTGACTTGAGTACCGGCGTTGATTTTTCCACAGCAAAGGCACGGGTACTCTGGGTTGATACAGAAAAAAGGCCATGGCGGCAGTTGACATCACTTCTGGCGTTTCTCGCGAATGAAAAAAAAGGTTCTTTTGACTGTTATCAGTTGCGTTTCGGGTTATCACGTGTAAGAAATACGCAATGTAAATTGGGCATCTGGTCCGGCGGATTGTGTGTTAGCAGCAATGCAGGCGAACAATATGCTTCAGGGACAGATGACTTCGTAGAATCAGAGTTTTTTCTTGAAACGGCGTGGTTGGGCGAATCGTGGTTTTTACAACTAAAGTCAGAAATGGCCATTATCGAATCGCTAGCTAAAAATGTGTATGGTTCCACAATGGGTTTTTACAAACATCAGTTTGCTGAGGGCAAAGATCAAGCCACACAAGCTGCAAATCTCTTCTGGCAACTTGCAGAACAACATTTTCAAGAACTTATCAATGCCTGTGGGTCAGATACGGCTGAATCATTGCGTCCCAAATATGCACAAATTGCTCTGAAAGCCTACGACACCTATTGCCCAAAAAACACAGCACGGCAACTCGATGCTTGGGCCGCCAACCGTCCACAATTGGGAAAATATTTTTCAAAAGTAACATCTTAA
- the casB gene encoding type I-E CRISPR-associated protein Cse2/CasB produces MLIENNSNKNSRSAAFVAYVIKRLKKDNAFGAALRRADNPDTEIQGWEYLVSWCDLDNTIERTCFATVAAGLARAKQSIDTPSSIGSAIARSYKDGNQDDSAKRKLRHLLACNTGVEACHWVRPLLRLAESRGVRINFGLLLNDLLYFSPKVKERWAMDFYGRKEDKDDSLDA; encoded by the coding sequence ATGTTAATCGAAAATAATTCCAATAAGAACAGTAGAAGCGCAGCATTTGTGGCGTACGTCATTAAGAGATTGAAAAAGGATAATGCGTTTGGGGCGGCACTAAGACGAGCGGATAATCCGGACACCGAGATACAGGGTTGGGAGTATCTGGTGTCATGGTGTGATTTGGATAACACTATTGAACGCACTTGTTTTGCAACAGTAGCAGCAGGACTTGCACGTGCAAAGCAAAGCATAGATACACCGTCCAGCATTGGCTCTGCAATTGCAAGAAGCTATAAAGATGGCAACCAGGATGATTCTGCCAAACGTAAACTACGCCACTTGTTGGCCTGTAACACGGGTGTGGAAGCCTGCCATTGGGTGCGACCTTTACTGCGTCTGGCTGAATCGCGAGGAGTCCGTATTAATTTCGGACTACTGCTCAACGATCTGCTGTACTTTAGTCCCAAGGTCAAAGAGCGCTGGGCTATGGATTTCTATGGACGAAAGGAGGACAAGGATGATAGCCTCGATGCTTAA
- the cas6e gene encoding type I-E CRISPR-associated protein Cas6/Cse3/CasE, which translates to MIASMLKLNRSDCKALNITDPYSIHRVVYELFPGETRNFLFADKGGDFNTRQILILSEHNPKAPQFGEIESKPIPNNFLEYDHYGFEVMLNPTKRDKQTGKTVAIRGCENLIRWFLNKALILGFEIMANSLEIRNSGVQIFDLGNDKIVTHNRVTFVGKLKVTDRIKFQNSFVKGIGRAKGFGFGLFQIIPLDTNLPIYSQQGD; encoded by the coding sequence ATGATAGCCTCGATGCTTAAGTTAAACCGTTCGGACTGTAAAGCGCTCAATATAACCGATCCATACTCCATTCATCGGGTTGTCTATGAGCTGTTTCCCGGCGAAACACGGAACTTCCTTTTTGCAGATAAAGGCGGTGATTTTAACACACGGCAAATTTTAATTCTTTCAGAACATAACCCGAAAGCGCCGCAATTTGGTGAGATCGAATCCAAACCGATACCCAACAACTTTTTAGAATATGACCACTATGGATTTGAAGTGATGCTCAATCCGACCAAACGTGATAAACAAACCGGGAAAACTGTCGCAATTCGCGGGTGCGAAAATCTTATTCGTTGGTTTTTAAATAAGGCTCTTATTCTGGGCTTTGAAATTATGGCGAATAGCCTTGAAATTCGTAATTCCGGAGTCCAAATTTTTGACCTTGGTAACGATAAAATTGTCACTCATAATAGAGTAACTTTTGTTGGAAAACTGAAGGTGACGGACCGCATCAAGTTTCAGAACAGTTTTGTTAAAGGAATCGGTCGAGCCAAGGGATTCGGCTTTGGCCTTTTTCAAATCATTCCCTTGGATACAAATTTACCTATATATTCTCAGCAAGGAGATTAA
- the cas7e gene encoding type I-E CRISPR-associated protein Cas7/Cse4/CasC, translating to MNQQNNPFCCQRIEFHILQSFPITCLNRDDVGAPKTAVVGGTQRARVSSQCWKRQVRLALHEMGLPQGTRTKLIANLIAAGCKEQRATEEQAEKCGQKIERIFIKKPETKGKNKKAVAEEETEPEASLEQTDTLLFLSPTEVRKIVNAFKDKGFDPDKIITQKDAKKQAKELADLIGKTKLDYETDGIDIALFGRMVAQAATMNVEAASSFAHAISTHRVSNEVEFFTALDDNKEEQGSAHMGSLEFNSATYYRYVSLDLGQLWTNLAGSNMIKAVEAFTKALFIAIPAARQTTMSGASPWDFARIIVRTGQRLQVPFEKAVRTENGSILEPSIAALTTYLDKQKQLWGSMFGELGMIEYGGDNGIDDVVFYLKKIIAKAS from the coding sequence ATGAACCAGCAAAATAATCCATTCTGTTGTCAACGTATAGAATTTCACATTCTTCAATCTTTTCCCATTACTTGTCTCAATCGTGATGATGTTGGAGCACCCAAAACAGCTGTAGTTGGTGGTACTCAACGCGCGCGTGTAAGCAGTCAATGCTGGAAAAGACAAGTTCGGTTGGCTCTTCATGAAATGGGACTACCTCAAGGAACCAGAACAAAGCTCATTGCCAATCTGATTGCTGCTGGATGTAAAGAGCAAAGAGCCACCGAAGAACAAGCCGAAAAATGTGGTCAAAAAATTGAGCGTATATTTATAAAAAAACCAGAAACTAAAGGCAAAAATAAAAAAGCCGTAGCTGAAGAAGAAACTGAACCTGAAGCCTCTTTGGAACAAACAGATACCCTTCTTTTTCTAAGTCCAACAGAGGTCAGGAAGATAGTCAACGCTTTCAAAGATAAAGGATTTGATCCTGATAAGATAATCACCCAAAAGGATGCTAAAAAGCAGGCTAAAGAATTAGCAGACTTAATTGGTAAAACAAAACTTGATTATGAAACAGACGGGATTGATATTGCTCTCTTCGGCAGGATGGTCGCACAAGCTGCAACCATGAATGTAGAAGCTGCTTCTTCTTTTGCACACGCCATTTCAACCCACCGCGTCAGTAATGAAGTGGAATTTTTTACGGCTCTTGACGATAACAAAGAAGAACAGGGCTCCGCGCACATGGGTAGCCTTGAATTTAACTCGGCAACTTATTATCGCTATGTCAGCCTGGACTTGGGACAGCTATGGACAAATCTTGCAGGCAGCAATATGATCAAAGCTGTCGAGGCTTTTACCAAAGCACTTTTTATAGCAATTCCCGCAGCAAGGCAGACTACCATGTCCGGAGCCTCACCCTGGGATTTTGCTCGCATTATTGTTCGCACAGGACAACGCTTACAAGTGCCGTTTGAAAAAGCTGTTCGAACTGAAAACGGCAGTATACTTGAGCCCAGCATAGCTGCACTTACGACATATTTGGATAAACAAAAACAGTTATGGGGTTCAATGTTCGGTGAACTGGGTATGATTGAATACGGTGGAGATAATGGCATTGACGATGTTGTATTTTATCTTAAAAAAATTATTGCCAAGGCGTCATGA